The Aedes aegypti strain LVP_AGWG chromosome 3, AaegL5.0 Primary Assembly, whole genome shotgun sequence genome contains a region encoding:
- the LOC5568044 gene encoding probable uridine nucleosidase 1, which yields MLHLVGLLLLTYAVAVPLPCSEKGIRRVIIDQDGGGDDGWALLMMLMNEKKYNVVVEAITCTHGNTDLENSVTNAARILEGLGRRDVPLYRGASERLITPAPRRDVNRYFWGVDGFGDVQFQSKPDLGNVPDEHAVVKMHELIRKYPRQISILCLGPLTNLAMLFKMFPSVKSEIAGIYILGGNRNGVGNTDFAAEFNFFTDPEAANIVMNNAPVILNIVPWETVLDLETIFPMEWRNSVFKEPKNKAIEVLNQVEEVIYANISNWQPCDMYAAAVLLNNCMIADAKRYKADVELAGKVTRGMMAILYHDNDEKDFNVNVIDGIEEDTLRQMVEDLNR from the exons ATGCTGCACCTTGTGGGCCTACTTCTGCTCACGTACGCAGTAGCCGTTCCTCTTCCCTGCTCCGAAAAAGGAATCCGCCGGGTAATCATCGATCAGGATGGTGGCGGTGACGATGGATGGGCCCTGTTGATGATGCTGATGAACGAGAAGAAGTACAACGTGGTGGTGGAAGCCATCACTTGCACCCATGGTAATACCGATTTGGAGAACTCGGTCACAAATGCTGCTCGGATCTTGGAAGGATTGGGAAGACGGGATGTCCCGCTGTATCGAGGGGCTAGTGAGCGCTTGATAACTCCAGCGCCTCGCAGGGATGTCAACAGGTATTTCTGGGGAGTGGATGGATTCGGCGACGTGCAGTTCCAGAGTAAGCCGGATTTAGGGAATGTTCCTGACGAGCATGCGGTTGTTAAGATGCATGAGTTGATTCGGAAG TACCCGAGGCAGATATCGATTCTATGCTTGGGACCTTTGACCAACCTTGCGATGTTGTTCAAAATGTTCCCGAGTGTGAAAAGCGAAATAGCCGGAATATATATTTTAGGAGGCAATAGGAACGGTGTTGGTAATACGGACTTTGCAGCGGAATTTAATTTCTTCACCGATCCAGAAGCAGCCAACATTGTGATGAACAATGCGCCAGTGATTTTGAACATTGTTCCTTGGGAAACAGTTCTCGATTTGGAAACGATTTTTCCAATGGAATGGAGGAACAGTGTTTTCAAGGAGCCGAAAAACAAAGCCATTGAGGTGTTGAACCAAGTGGAGGAGGTGATTTATGCAAACATCAGTAATTGGCAGCCTTGCGATATGTATGCTGCGGCAGTTCTGCTCAACAACTGCATGATAGCGGATGCTAAACGATACAAGGCTGATGTTGAATTGGCTGGAAAAGTGACTCGCGGAATGATGGCGATTTTGTACCACGATAATGATGAAAAGGATTTCAACGTGAATGTCATCGACGGAATTGAAGAGGATACGCTAAGACAGATGGTTGAAGATCTGAATCGGTAG